From the Streptomyces sp. Tu 2975 genome, one window contains:
- a CDS encoding NAD(P)-binding protein, with protein MQEITVIGGGFAGLTAAITAAECGARVFLYEAHHTLGGRARTGDGPYRTNDGPHALYHRGPHWTWLKQRGLLGPLASLSPLEGARFRFRRDGALRRTPPLGMLRLARRPAGSAPVDTDFLTWATTVAGERAARAAAHYMGVALFHHDPGSLSAAFVQERLRRATALPPEAHYPRGGWGQVIERMAARAWDLGVRIETMSRVDALPERHGPVIVATTLDAARRLLGDDTLRWTSGRTTLVDLALRTRRGDAFVVSDLDAPGWLERFTAQDPTLAPAGEQLVQGQLPVGPDGTKADGTAHAEALLDLGFPGWRERTVWRREALANGRTGAVDLPGTTWRDRPAIDRGDSVYLAGDQVAAPGLLSEVSFNSALEATSLALRGSSHRATRNHLDVKRA; from the coding sequence ATGCAAGAGATCACCGTCATCGGCGGCGGCTTCGCCGGCCTCACCGCGGCCATCACCGCCGCCGAGTGCGGCGCCCGCGTGTTCCTGTACGAGGCCCATCACACCCTCGGGGGACGCGCCCGCACCGGCGACGGCCCCTACCGGACCAACGACGGCCCCCATGCCCTCTACCACCGCGGCCCCCACTGGACCTGGCTGAAGCAGCGGGGCCTGCTCGGCCCCCTCGCATCCCTGTCCCCCCTCGAAGGTGCACGCTTCCGCTTCCGCCGCGACGGCGCGCTGCGCAGGACCCCGCCCCTCGGAATGCTCCGGCTCGCCCGCCGTCCGGCCGGCTCGGCCCCCGTCGACACCGACTTCCTGACCTGGGCGACGACCGTCGCGGGCGAGCGCGCCGCCCGGGCGGCCGCCCACTACATGGGCGTCGCGCTCTTCCACCACGACCCCGGCTCGCTCTCCGCCGCGTTCGTCCAGGAACGCCTCCGGCGGGCCACGGCACTGCCGCCGGAGGCCCACTACCCTCGCGGCGGCTGGGGGCAGGTCATCGAGCGGATGGCCGCCCGCGCCTGGGACCTGGGCGTACGCATCGAGACCATGTCACGCGTCGACGCCCTGCCCGAGAGGCACGGCCCCGTCATCGTCGCCACCACCCTCGACGCGGCCCGTCGCCTCCTCGGTGACGACACCCTGCGCTGGACCAGCGGCCGCACGACCCTGGTCGACCTGGCGCTGCGGACCCGGCGCGGCGACGCGTTCGTGGTCTCCGATCTCGACGCCCCCGGCTGGCTGGAACGCTTCACCGCCCAGGACCCGACCCTCGCCCCCGCCGGGGAACAACTGGTGCAGGGGCAGCTCCCCGTGGGCCCCGACGGCACCAAGGCCGACGGCACCGCCCATGCGGAGGCCCTCCTCGACCTCGGCTTCCCCGGCTGGCGGGAGCGGACCGTGTGGCGGCGCGAAGCGCTCGCGAACGGCCGCACCGGGGCCGTCGACCTGCCCGGCACCACCTGGCGCGACCGACCCGCCATCGACCGCGGGGACAGCGTCTACCTCGCCGGGGACCAGGTGGCGGCGCCGGGGCTGCTCTCGGAGGTGTCCTTCAACAGCGCGCTGGAGGCGACCTCGCTCGCCCTGCGCGGCAGCTCGCACCGGGCGACCCGCAACCACCTTGACGTCAAGCGCGCTTGA
- a CDS encoding pentapeptide repeat-containing protein, protein MAKARRPAVAAARVTEVRLPQLEEFGGGALAPDGDYDGVRFEGLDLGGQQGAGARFIDCALTDCALDGTQLTQARFVDCVLEGVRGVGADLAGASLRDVEVREARLGGAQLHGASLTGVVLRGGKIDYLNLREARLTDVVFHGCVLSEADFGGARLERVEFRDCVLRRVDLTAVRMKDVDLRGAAELDIARGVERLAGAVISPGQLLELAPAFAAQIGVRVE, encoded by the coding sequence ATGGCGAAGGCGCGGAGACCGGCAGTGGCGGCGGCGAGGGTGACCGAGGTGCGGCTGCCGCAACTCGAGGAGTTCGGCGGCGGCGCCCTGGCGCCTGACGGGGATTACGACGGGGTGCGGTTCGAGGGGCTGGACCTGGGCGGTCAGCAGGGGGCGGGGGCCCGGTTCATCGACTGCGCGCTGACGGACTGCGCGCTGGACGGGACGCAGTTGACGCAGGCCCGTTTCGTGGACTGCGTGCTCGAGGGGGTCCGCGGGGTGGGGGCGGATCTCGCCGGGGCCTCGCTGCGTGACGTGGAGGTGCGGGAGGCGCGGCTGGGCGGGGCACAGCTGCACGGGGCGTCGCTGACGGGGGTGGTGCTGCGCGGCGGCAAGATCGACTACCTGAATCTGCGGGAGGCGAGACTGACGGACGTCGTGTTCCACGGCTGCGTGCTGTCGGAGGCGGACTTCGGGGGCGCGCGGCTGGAGCGGGTGGAGTTCCGGGACTGTGTGCTGCGCCGGGTGGATCTGACCGCGGTGCGGATGAAGGACGTCGATCTGCGGGGGGCCGCGGAGCTGGACATCGCGCGCGGTGTGGAGCGGCTGGCGGGTGCGGTGATCAGCCCCGGGCAACTGCTGGAACTGGCACCGGCGTTCGCGGCGCAGATCGGCGTACGCGTGGAATAG
- a CDS encoding TerD family protein, with amino-acid sequence MAVSLSKGGNVSLTKEAPGLTAVTVGLGWDVRTTTGTDFDLDASAIGVNNAGKVASDAHFVFFNNKATPDQTIVHTGDNRTGEGGGDDEQINVNLAGLPADVDKIVFPVSIYDAVSRSQNFGQVRNAYIRIINQAGGAEIARYDLSEDAAVETAMVFGELYRNGAEWKFRAVGQGYASGLEGIARDFGVNL; translated from the coding sequence CGTCTCGCTCACCAAGGAGGCCCCGGGCCTGACCGCCGTCACGGTCGGCCTCGGCTGGGACGTCCGCACCACCACCGGCACGGACTTCGACCTCGACGCGTCCGCGATCGGTGTGAACAACGCGGGCAAGGTCGCCTCCGACGCCCACTTCGTCTTCTTCAACAACAAGGCGACGCCGGACCAGACCATCGTCCACACCGGCGACAACCGCACCGGCGAGGGCGGCGGCGACGACGAGCAGATCAACGTCAACCTCGCGGGTCTGCCGGCCGACGTCGACAAGATCGTCTTCCCCGTCTCGATCTACGACGCCGTCTCCCGCAGCCAGAACTTCGGCCAGGTGCGCAACGCCTACATCCGCATCATCAACCAGGCCGGCGGCGCGGAGATCGCCCGCTACGACCTGAGTGAGGACGCCGCCGTCGAGACCGCCATGGTCTTCGGCGAGCTCTACCGCAACGGCGCGGAGTGGAAGTTCCGCGCGGTCGGCCAGGGTTACGCCTCCGGCCTCGAGGGCATCGCCCGCGACTTCGGCGTCAACCTCTGA
- a CDS encoding sensor histidine kinase, whose amino-acid sequence MHAAFFLLLGASLARYLLRHPWEFRSPWIIGLSVALAVLYTVGPVFGPRATPRRLMWLVTVVAVWVVLVLLAPSFAWCAVPLLYTGLRALPTRAAIALVALLTVFVVAAQLQLAQGGFDPNLVIAPPAVAAVATAVFVHAERLADRRRALIDDLVRTRRELAATERREGTLAERQRLSMEIHDTLAQSLSSQQMLLQAADRTWDSDPSAARGHVRTAGSIAERSLAEARRFVHDLAPADLAEGGSLPEALRALAARESTDALPVRFHLDGPPAPLPDRVQSALLRIAQGALANVREHAGATAATLTLTLMGDQVVLDVADDGRGFDPAAGRSSPGVRGHGLPAIRARVEQLGGTLTVESAPGEGTVVSAAIPLEARP is encoded by the coding sequence ATGCACGCGGCGTTCTTCCTGCTGCTCGGCGCCTCGCTCGCCCGGTATCTGCTGCGCCACCCCTGGGAGTTCCGGTCCCCGTGGATCATCGGGCTCTCGGTTGCCCTCGCCGTCCTGTACACCGTGGGCCCCGTGTTCGGCCCGCGCGCGACCCCCCGCCGGCTGATGTGGCTGGTCACCGTCGTGGCGGTCTGGGTGGTCCTCGTCCTCCTCGCCCCGAGCTTCGCCTGGTGCGCCGTGCCCCTCCTCTACACCGGGCTGCGGGCGCTGCCGACCCGCGCGGCGATCGCCCTGGTCGCCCTGCTCACGGTGTTCGTCGTCGCCGCGCAGCTGCAACTCGCGCAGGGCGGCTTCGACCCGAACCTCGTCATCGCGCCGCCCGCCGTCGCGGCCGTCGCCACGGCCGTCTTCGTCCACGCGGAGCGGCTTGCCGACCGCCGCCGGGCGCTCATCGACGACCTGGTCCGCACCCGCCGGGAACTCGCCGCCACCGAGCGCCGCGAGGGCACCCTCGCCGAACGGCAGCGGCTGTCCATGGAGATCCACGACACCCTGGCGCAGAGCCTGTCCAGTCAGCAGATGCTGCTCCAGGCCGCCGACCGCACCTGGGACAGCGACCCGTCCGCAGCCCGCGGCCACGTCCGTACCGCCGGGTCCATCGCGGAGCGCAGCCTCGCCGAGGCCCGCCGCTTCGTCCATGACCTGGCCCCCGCGGACCTCGCCGAGGGCGGGAGCCTCCCCGAGGCGCTCAGGGCGCTCGCCGCCCGGGAGTCCACCGATGCCCTCCCCGTCCGCTTCCACCTCGACGGCCCGCCCGCGCCGCTGCCGGACCGGGTCCAGTCGGCGCTGCTGCGTATCGCCCAGGGCGCGCTGGCGAACGTGCGGGAACACGCCGGAGCCACCGCCGCCACGCTGACCCTCACGCTCATGGGCGACCAGGTCGTCCTGGACGTAGCGGACGACGGACGCGGCTTCGACCCGGCCGCCGGCCGCTCCTCCCCCGGCGTACGGGGACACGGCCTGCCCGCGATCAGGGCACGTGTCGAACAGCTCGGCGGCACCCTCACCGTCGAATCCGCACCCGGCGAGGGCACCGTCGTGTCCGCCGCGATCCCGTTGGAGGCCCGGCCATGA
- a CDS encoding response regulator transcription factor: MTAVRILLCDDHAVVRAGLLALLGSEPDIEVVGEAGSGEEAVATAAKLRPDVVLMDLQLGAGIDGVEATRRIASPGTHVLVLTTYDTDADITRAIEAGATGYLLKAERPEELFAAIRAAAQGRTALSAPVASRVMDRMRGAAGPSLTDRERDILGQLARGLGNREIARALFISEATVKTHLGRIYAKLGVDTRAGAVAVAKEQRLLP, translated from the coding sequence ATGACAGCCGTACGGATCCTGCTCTGCGACGACCACGCCGTCGTCCGCGCCGGGCTGCTCGCGCTCCTCGGCAGTGAGCCCGACATCGAGGTCGTCGGTGAGGCCGGCAGCGGTGAGGAGGCCGTCGCGACGGCCGCCAAACTGAGGCCGGACGTCGTCCTGATGGACCTCCAGCTGGGCGCGGGCATCGACGGCGTCGAGGCCACCCGCCGTATCGCCTCGCCCGGCACCCATGTGCTGGTCCTGACCACGTACGACACGGACGCCGACATCACCCGGGCCATCGAGGCCGGGGCGACCGGCTACCTCCTCAAGGCGGAACGCCCCGAGGAGCTGTTCGCGGCGATCCGCGCGGCCGCGCAGGGCCGCACCGCGCTGTCGGCGCCCGTGGCGAGCCGGGTCATGGACCGTATGCGCGGAGCCGCCGGCCCGTCACTGACCGACCGGGAACGCGACATCCTCGGCCAACTGGCACGCGGCCTCGGCAACCGCGAGATCGCCCGCGCCCTGTTCATCAGCGAGGCGACCGTGAAGACCCACCTGGGCCGTATCTACGCCAAGCTCGGCGTCGACACCCGGGCAGGCGCGGTGGCGGTGGCGAAGGAGCAGCGCCTGCTGCCGTGA
- a CDS encoding M1 family metallopeptidase, protein MDPYVSRRPALLRTALALLLVAAAATGCSGGGGVRGTPGAAGLRDPYFPRLGNGGYDVRHYGLSLGYDPRTGRLHGTAELTALATQDLSAFHLDLRGMTVERVTVDGVEAAVNRAGTELTVRPRRDIDMGVEFRTVVRYAGVPQTVTDADGSKEGWLPGPDGDALAVGEPVGSMAWFPGNHHPADKAAYDITVTVPDGYEAVSNGEPAGERTKGGRTAFTWRTEEPMASFLVLLAVGDFRTATTRTAAGLPVVTAVDPAAAEKSSALLRRIPRIVEWGTEKFGPYPFSSAGAVVVPAGEVGYALETQSRPVLPLDRFDEETLVHELAHQWFGNSVTPATWRDIWLSESFATYAEWMWLAEAGRTPVRESFEDAFADRENWTFAPAVPPRAEDIFAAPVYGRGAMVLHKLREQVGDDVFFKIVRGWARKHRHANASTADFTAYAEATSGKDLTDLWKVWLYGDEKPSQP, encoded by the coding sequence GTGGACCCGTACGTCTCCCGCCGCCCCGCCCTCCTGCGTACCGCGCTCGCCCTGTTGCTGGTCGCGGCCGCCGCCACGGGCTGTTCCGGTGGCGGGGGCGTGCGGGGGACGCCGGGCGCCGCGGGGCTCCGTGACCCCTACTTCCCCCGGCTCGGCAACGGCGGTTACGACGTCCGGCACTACGGACTCTCACTCGGCTACGACCCCCGCACCGGCCGTCTCCACGGCACCGCGGAGCTCACGGCGCTCGCCACCCAGGACCTGAGCGCCTTCCACCTCGACCTGCGCGGGATGACGGTGGAGCGGGTGACGGTCGACGGCGTGGAGGCCGCCGTCAACCGGGCCGGTACGGAACTGACGGTGCGTCCGCGCCGGGACATCGACATGGGCGTCGAGTTCCGTACCGTGGTCCGGTACGCCGGGGTCCCGCAGACGGTCACGGACGCCGACGGCTCCAAGGAGGGCTGGCTGCCGGGGCCGGACGGCGACGCCCTCGCGGTCGGCGAACCGGTCGGTTCCATGGCGTGGTTCCCCGGCAACCACCACCCGGCGGACAAGGCCGCGTACGACATCACCGTCACCGTTCCCGACGGCTACGAGGCGGTGTCGAACGGCGAGCCGGCCGGTGAGCGGACGAAGGGCGGGCGGACCGCTTTCACCTGGCGTACCGAGGAGCCGATGGCGAGCTTCCTGGTCCTGCTCGCGGTCGGCGACTTCCGTACGGCGACCACCCGCACGGCTGCCGGGCTGCCCGTGGTGACGGCCGTCGATCCGGCGGCGGCCGAGAAGAGTTCGGCGCTGCTGCGCAGGATCCCGCGGATCGTCGAGTGGGGGACGGAGAAGTTCGGGCCGTACCCGTTCTCGTCGGCGGGCGCGGTCGTCGTGCCGGCCGGGGAGGTCGGATACGCGCTGGAGACGCAGAGCCGGCCGGTCCTCCCGCTGGACCGGTTCGACGAGGAGACCCTCGTCCATGAGCTGGCCCACCAGTGGTTCGGCAACTCGGTGACGCCCGCGACCTGGCGGGACATCTGGCTGAGCGAGAGCTTCGCCACCTATGCCGAGTGGATGTGGCTGGCGGAGGCCGGGCGTACCCCGGTGCGGGAGAGCTTCGAGGACGCCTTCGCGGACCGGGAGAACTGGACCTTCGCCCCGGCCGTGCCTCCGCGCGCCGAGGACATCTTCGCGGCGCCGGTCTACGGGCGGGGGGCGATGGTGCTGCACAAGCTCCGCGAGCAGGTCGGCGACGACGTGTTCTTCAAGATCGTGCGCGGTTGGGCGCGGAAGCACCGTCACGCCAACGCGTCCACAGCGGACTTCACCGCCTATGCGGAGGCGACGTCGGGCAAGGACCTGACGGATCTGTGGAAGGTGTGGCTGTACGGGGACGAGAAACCTTCGCAGCCGTGA
- a CDS encoding heme-binding protein — MKKTLIGAATAAVVAAGTFGAVAANASAPAAETKAAVTADVSSRGLQQSTHLTIDAATRAAQAALDAAEQENQRVTVAVVDRNGNTIVTLRGDGAGPQSYESAEKKAYTAVSWNAATSELVERLEQAPNLKDIPGTLFLGGGVPVQAKGAPVAGIGVAGAPSGDLDEKFARAGAAALGR, encoded by the coding sequence ATGAAGAAGACCCTGATCGGCGCCGCCACCGCAGCCGTTGTCGCCGCCGGCACGTTCGGCGCCGTAGCGGCGAACGCCTCCGCCCCGGCCGCCGAGACCAAGGCCGCCGTCACCGCCGACGTCTCGTCCCGCGGCCTTCAGCAGTCCACGCACCTGACGATCGACGCGGCCACCAGGGCGGCGCAGGCCGCGCTCGACGCCGCGGAGCAGGAGAACCAGCGCGTCACCGTCGCCGTCGTCGACCGGAACGGCAACACGATCGTCACCCTGCGCGGCGACGGTGCGGGCCCGCAGTCGTACGAGTCGGCGGAGAAGAAGGCGTACACCGCGGTGTCCTGGAACGCTGCCACCTCCGAGCTGGTCGAGCGGCTGGAGCAGGCCCCGAACCTGAAGGACATCCCGGGGACGCTGTTCCTCGGTGGCGGTGTGCCGGTGCAGGCCAAGGGCGCTCCGGTCGCCGGCATCGGCGTGGCGGGCGCGCCGAGCGGCGACCTGGACGAGAAGTTCGCCCGGGCAGGCGCCGCCGCGCTCGGCCGCTGA